DNA sequence from the Novipirellula galeiformis genome:
GATTTGTGAGACATGAGTGAAGTTTAGATTTTGAAGGATGCAGTTTGACGCAGGGATGGAGGAAGGATGACGGCGGGTGAGATCGATTCGTTCTCCGCTTTGCTGAAGCTCAGCAACCGCCCCATCAAACTTCTAGAAGTAGCCTCGACGTTTCTTTTCTTCCATGCCGGCACCACCTTCGTCTTGGTCGATGATCCGGCCCTGCCGTTCGCTGGTGGTCGCCAGCAACATTTCTTGAATCACTTCCGGAAGTGTCGTGGCGTCGCTTTCAACAGCTCCCGACAGCGGGTAGCATCCGAGTGTGCGGAAGCGAACCATGCGAGTTTCCTCCTTTTCGCCTTCCAACAATGGCATGCGATCGTCGTTCCGCATCAGCAGCACGCCGTTTCGGTTGACGACCTTTCGCGGCGCCGAGAGATACAATGGCACGATCGGGATCTGCTCCAAGTGGATGTATTGCCAAACATCCAATTCAGTCCAATTGCTCATCGGAAAAACGCGAATCGATTCCCCCTTGTTGACCCGACCGTTGTAAATATTCCACAGCTCGGGGCGTTGGTTCTTGGGGTCCCAGCGGTGAGCCTTGTCGCGGAAGCTAAAGACGCGTTCCTTCGCTCGGCTTTTCTCTTCGTCGCGACGGGCGCCTCCAAAGGCAGCATCAAAACCGTATTTGTTCAGCGCGGCTTTGAGCGCGTCGGTTTTCATCAATTCGGTGTGCCGCTCGCTGTCTTCCCACGGCTTGATGTCGTGCTCCAGCCCCTCTTGGTTGATGTAAACGAGCACGTCCAAACCGAGTTCCTTTCGCGCGTATTGCTCGCGAAACTCGATCATCTCGTGGAATTTCCACGTCGTGTCGACATGCAAAAGAGGGAAAGGGATCTTTGCGGGAAAGAACGCTTTTTGGGCCAAATGCAACAGCACCGCCGAGTCTTTGCCGATCGAATACAGCATGACGGGCTTGTCAAATTCCGAGACGACTTCACGAATAATGTGAATGCTCTCGGCTTCAAGTTGCTTGAGGTGAGTTAGGTTGTAGTCCGACATCGCGCCGAGGAATCGAGTGCAAAAGGGAATGACTTGGCCAATGGCGACCAGGTTCAATGCACGAGTATAGACGTTCACAGGCATATGCCTAGGTGAATCAGTCGCGAGTTCCTCGGGCACCGCTAGTTATAAGCGGGCACCCCTCGTTGTAGCGGGCAAGCCTCGTTGTAGCGGGCAAGCCTAGTTGTAGCGGGCAAGCCTAGTTGTAGCGGGCACCCTAGTTGTAGCGGGCACCACGGGGACCGGCTGGCCAGATTTGCAGGATGACCCCTTCGCTGGCCTCGTCATCACCCAATGGATAGGTCGCCACTCGCCGCAATTGCAGATTGGCAAGCGAACCGAGATGCCTCGCTTCCCCCCGCTCTTCCACCCATTTGGGGCCTTTGATCAGCAATAACCGATCCGCACTGGCCCAATGAGGCTCCATCCAACGACAGAATTTCGCAATGCTGCCGACAGCACGACTGACGATGCTCGAAAAACGGAAATCCTCAAGCAAATCTTCCCCTCGAGCGCCATAGACGGGGACCGGCAAGGCGAGTTCCTCGACGATTTCACCCAACGCATTAGCTCGCTTGGCGACCGATTCGGCCAGCGAAACTTCAATGTCCGGACGCAAAATCGCCAACGGAATCCCCGGAATCCCGTTCCCGCTGCCAAGGTCCAAGACTTCTTCGCCAGCTTCAAGCAGAGGTGCCAATTGCAAGCAATCTCGCAGATCTCGGCTGACGAACAGGTCCCAACTAGTGTGACGAGTCAGGTTCAATTGCTCGTTCCATCGCCACATCGCCTCGGCATAAGACTGCAGCTTGAGCGCGATCACCTCATCGATTTCCATCGAGTTAGCGGCAAGAGCAGCAGCGAATTCAGGATCCAAAGACATCGGTAAATAGCAGCACAGGGAAGCAGGGGGGGAACTGGCAACGAACAGCACTCTGCATCATCATGCATCAAGCCGCGATTGTGTACCAGACTACCGTAGCACGCTTGCCCTGCATTCCTGGTTTATTTTTACCCGTCAAAGCTGACGACCATGCTGACTGCCGTCTTTGTCTATGGAACACTCAAACAGGGTCAGTGCCGCGAGACGCTCTGGCCTTGCCTCCCCCGCTCGGTCCGCCCCGGTTGGGTGTCCGGTTCGCTGTTTGCTCGTCATGACTACCCGGCAATGACGCTCGGAGCCGACCGTGTGCTCGGGGAATGCTGGGAATTCCTCCCTGCCGAGATGCCCCGTGTGCTCCACGTGCTTGATCAAATCGAAGGCACAAACCAGCACGGCGTCGACGATCTCTATCACCGTGTGAGAGTCGAGGTTTATGCGGTCAACGGCCACCGGATCGGTCCCGCCTTTGGCTATCACTACGCAAGCGATCCGCTCGAGGATGGATTCACCCCGGTTTATCCCCCTGAGCCAAACGCGTTACTTCAGTGGCCG
Encoded proteins:
- the cysD gene encoding sulfate adenylyltransferase subunit CysD, which produces MSDYNLTHLKQLEAESIHIIREVVSEFDKPVMLYSIGKDSAVLLHLAQKAFFPAKIPFPLLHVDTTWKFHEMIEFREQYARKELGLDVLVYINQEGLEHDIKPWEDSERHTELMKTDALKAALNKYGFDAAFGGARRDEEKSRAKERVFSFRDKAHRWDPKNQRPELWNIYNGRVNKGESIRVFPMSNWTELDVWQYIHLEQIPIVPLYLSAPRKVVNRNGVLLMRNDDRMPLLEGEKEETRMVRFRTLGCYPLSGAVESDATTLPEVIQEMLLATTSERQGRIIDQDEGGAGMEEKKRRGYF
- the rsmG gene encoding 16S rRNA (guanine(527)-N(7))-methyltransferase RsmG — encoded protein: MSLDPEFAAALAANSMEIDEVIALKLQSYAEAMWRWNEQLNLTRHTSWDLFVSRDLRDCLQLAPLLEAGEEVLDLGSGNGIPGIPLAILRPDIEVSLAESVAKRANALGEIVEELALPVPVYGARGEDLLEDFRFSSIVSRAVGSIAKFCRWMEPHWASADRLLLIKGPKWVEERGEARHLGSLANLQLRRVATYPLGDDEASEGVILQIWPAGPRGARYN
- a CDS encoding gamma-glutamylcyclotransferase family protein; the encoded protein is MLTAVFVYGTLKQGQCRETLWPCLPRSVRPGWVSGSLFARHDYPAMTLGADRVLGECWEFLPAEMPRVLHVLDQIEGTNQHGVDDLYHRVRVEVYAVNGHRIGPAFGYHYASDPLEDGFTPVYPPEPNALLQWP